The Montipora capricornis isolate CH-2021 chromosome 3, ASM3666992v2, whole genome shotgun sequence genome window below encodes:
- the LOC138043988 gene encoding uncharacterized protein isoform X2 — protein MEVENPEELIRVLLNNPASRNALSSFIEQTVKKNHDVMKDAFQYEFKDRIDPSKVPWSEIDPSLCNEIYQYIHEMMAFDEDGNAVVPPSRGVIIKRVKRYYRSQRHQQITKADQEKRRRQRFINRRNRLTMEKRDRAVEEAQKKLEQELTKEEINKIRSEIPMVGRQEIGRVPDSDDEDAKKDLQLKRKINLEKGRRVARENQRKGSRIWHTIKHMSEDTRLHVRDVLDMAGKENVPQAHPSAAEKQVSAPLTPLESSTASSSNAVLRSHQQKSRLALQKNKKSASTTSRGVATCTSLGHSREHRDLMATAGAIRSSTTIDFESPDHISFLDNFLFDGDFND, from the exons ATGGAAGTCGAGAATCCGGAAGAACTGATTAGAGTCCTGTTGAATAATCCTGCCTCAAGAAATGCCCTGAGCTCTTTTATCGAGCAAACAGTAAAGAAGAATCAC GATGTAATGAAGGATGCATTTCAATATGAATTTAAAGACCGTATTGATCCCAGTAAAG TGCCTTGGTCTGAAATTGATCCTTCCCTTTGCAATGAAATATACCAGTACATTCATGAAATGATGGCATTTGATGAAGATGGCAATGCTGTGGTACCACCTTCAAGAGGAGTGATCATAAAAAGGGTCAAGCGGTATTACCGTAGTCAGAGACATCAGCAAATAACTAAAGCAGACCAGGAGAAGAGGCGACGTCAGAGATTCATCAACAGAAGGAACCGATTAACCATG GAAAAGAGAGACAGAGCAGTGGAAGAGGCACAGAAAAAGTTGGAACAGGAGCTAACAAAagaggaaataaataaaatcagatCAGAGATACCGATGGTGGGCAGACAAGAAATTGGGCGGGTGCCAGACTCAGATGATGAAGACGCAAAGAAAGATTTGCAGTTAAAACGCAAGATCAATTTAGAGAAGGGAAGAAGGGTGGCACGAGAGAACCAGCGGAAAGGAAGTAGAATCTGGCACACAATAAAACACATGTCAGAAGACACGAGGCTACATGTGAGAGATGTATTGGACATGgcaggaaaagaaaatgtgcctcAAGCTCACCCTTCAGCAGCAGAAAAACAGGTAAGTGCTCCACTGACCCCTCTGGAGAGTTCAACGGCATCAAGTTCCAATGCAGTTTTAAGATCCCATCAACAGAAGAGCAGACTGGCTTTGCAGAAGAATAAAAAAAGTGCTTCCACAACGTCTAGAGGAGTGGCTACCTGTACCAGTTTAGGCCATTCACGAGAACATCGAGATTTAATGGCTACTGCAGGGGCCATCCGTTCTTCAACAACAATCGATTTTGAGTCACCAGATCATATTTCATTCCTTGACAACTTTTTGTTTGACGGTGATTTTAATGACTAG
- the LOC138043988 gene encoding uncharacterized protein isoform X1 — translation MEVENPEELIRVLLNNPASRNALSSFIEQTVKKNHSTIPSKSVPLDVMKDAFQYEFKDRIDPSKVPWSEIDPSLCNEIYQYIHEMMAFDEDGNAVVPPSRGVIIKRVKRYYRSQRHQQITKADQEKRRRQRFINRRNRLTMEKRDRAVEEAQKKLEQELTKEEINKIRSEIPMVGRQEIGRVPDSDDEDAKKDLQLKRKINLEKGRRVARENQRKGSRIWHTIKHMSEDTRLHVRDVLDMAGKENVPQAHPSAAEKQVSAPLTPLESSTASSSNAVLRSHQQKSRLALQKNKKSASTTSRGVATCTSLGHSREHRDLMATAGAIRSSTTIDFESPDHISFLDNFLFDGDFND, via the exons ATGGAAGTCGAGAATCCGGAAGAACTGATTAGAGTCCTGTTGAATAATCCTGCCTCAAGAAATGCCCTGAGCTCTTTTATCGAGCAAACAGTAAAGAAGAATCAC TCTACTATTCCGTCAAAATCTGTGCCTTTG GATGTAATGAAGGATGCATTTCAATATGAATTTAAAGACCGTATTGATCCCAGTAAAG TGCCTTGGTCTGAAATTGATCCTTCCCTTTGCAATGAAATATACCAGTACATTCATGAAATGATGGCATTTGATGAAGATGGCAATGCTGTGGTACCACCTTCAAGAGGAGTGATCATAAAAAGGGTCAAGCGGTATTACCGTAGTCAGAGACATCAGCAAATAACTAAAGCAGACCAGGAGAAGAGGCGACGTCAGAGATTCATCAACAGAAGGAACCGATTAACCATG GAAAAGAGAGACAGAGCAGTGGAAGAGGCACAGAAAAAGTTGGAACAGGAGCTAACAAAagaggaaataaataaaatcagatCAGAGATACCGATGGTGGGCAGACAAGAAATTGGGCGGGTGCCAGACTCAGATGATGAAGACGCAAAGAAAGATTTGCAGTTAAAACGCAAGATCAATTTAGAGAAGGGAAGAAGGGTGGCACGAGAGAACCAGCGGAAAGGAAGTAGAATCTGGCACACAATAAAACACATGTCAGAAGACACGAGGCTACATGTGAGAGATGTATTGGACATGgcaggaaaagaaaatgtgcctcAAGCTCACCCTTCAGCAGCAGAAAAACAGGTAAGTGCTCCACTGACCCCTCTGGAGAGTTCAACGGCATCAAGTTCCAATGCAGTTTTAAGATCCCATCAACAGAAGAGCAGACTGGCTTTGCAGAAGAATAAAAAAAGTGCTTCCACAACGTCTAGAGGAGTGGCTACCTGTACCAGTTTAGGCCATTCACGAGAACATCGAGATTTAATGGCTACTGCAGGGGCCATCCGTTCTTCAACAACAATCGATTTTGAGTCACCAGATCATATTTCATTCCTTGACAACTTTTTGTTTGACGGTGATTTTAATGACTAG